One stretch of Candidatus Bathyarchaeia archaeon DNA includes these proteins:
- a CDS encoding S1C family serine protease, producing the protein MTQLVNSLEFLKSFSDATSALVQKLSKSVVSVNARMSRGTGVVLDKQGYIVTCNHVLQGCSAVRVGQGERTFEAHVVGADPYNDLALLKVEQGNFEPITLGDSDKLSTGQFILAVANPFNRKQPTATTGIITNPEGSVRGFRGTSMENVVATDAKLNPGFSGGPLVDAEGNLIGINTAYVWQRGIAIPVNKVKTVTDRLLTGKKPTKAYLGLIANTVALPQEIQDEAGLDQETGVMVFQVEAGGPARLAGVTMGDVIVAFNGKPVVEFYDLPRLLSEDVADKQITITVIREERLLDLTVTPTAKEEGND; encoded by the coding sequence ATGACTCAACTGGTTAACAGTTTAGAATTCCTCAAATCGTTCAGCGACGCCACATCCGCTCTCGTGCAGAAACTCTCCAAAAGCGTCGTCAGCGTCAACGCCCGCATGTCAAGGGGCACAGGAGTCGTTCTGGACAAGCAAGGATACATCGTCACCTGCAATCATGTTTTGCAGGGATGCAGCGCCGTCCGAGTAGGACAGGGTGAAAGAACCTTTGAAGCCCACGTTGTCGGTGCAGACCCATACAACGACCTCGCCTTACTCAAAGTAGAACAAGGCAACTTTGAACCCATCACTCTGGGAGACAGCGACAAACTCAGCACTGGACAATTCATCTTAGCCGTAGCAAACCCGTTTAACCGTAAACAACCAACCGCAACCACAGGCATAATCACAAACCCCGAAGGCTCCGTAAGGGGCTTTAGAGGAACATCCATGGAAAACGTCGTCGCCACCGACGCCAAACTCAACCCAGGATTTAGCGGCGGACCCCTCGTGGACGCCGAAGGCAACCTTATCGGCATAAACACCGCCTACGTCTGGCAACGCGGCATCGCCATCCCCGTCAACAAAGTCAAAACCGTAACTGACCGCCTCTTAACAGGCAAAAAACCCACCAAAGCATACCTTGGACTCATAGCCAACACGGTAGCTCTTCCGCAGGAGATTCAAGACGAAGCAGGTTTAGATCAGGAGACAGGCGTGATGGTGTTTCAGGTGGAAGCCGGCGGACCAGCCCGATTAGCGGGAGTAACCATGGGAGACGTCATTGTGGCGTTTAACGGAAAACCCGTTGTCGAATTCTATGACCTGCCACGGCTGCTCTCGGAAGATGTCGCAGACAAACAAATCACAATCACTGTGATTCGCGAAGAAAGACTCCTTGACCTGACAGTCACACCAACCGCCAAAGAGGAGGGAAACGATTGA
- a CDS encoding DNA-3-methyladenine glycosylase — protein MMLKRDFYQQDSLTVAKQLLGKTLLYETSEGKVSGMIVETEAYLGPEDKASHAFGNRRTRRTHTQFGPKGHAYIYLIYGMYHCFNVTAGAVPGKPEAVFFRALKPLEGVDLMFKRRPAAKGNLANLTNGPSRLCMAMGINKQMNGFDLCALPFCVKDDGVTVAEEDIVCAKRVGVDYADEWKHMPWRFYIKNNPFVSVKTKPTKDDHTFSR, from the coding sequence ATGATGCTGAAACGGGACTTCTATCAACAAGACTCGCTAACGGTAGCAAAACAGTTGCTGGGAAAAACCTTACTGTATGAAACCAGTGAAGGCAAAGTTTCTGGTATGATTGTTGAAACTGAAGCTTACCTTGGACCCGAAGACAAGGCTTCTCATGCCTTTGGCAACCGCCGCACCCGACGTACCCACACCCAGTTTGGACCCAAAGGACACGCCTACATTTACCTAATTTACGGCATGTACCACTGTTTTAACGTCACTGCAGGGGCAGTTCCGGGGAAGCCTGAGGCAGTGTTTTTCAGGGCGCTAAAACCGCTTGAGGGCGTGGACCTTATGTTTAAACGCCGACCCGCTGCTAAAGGTAACCTGGCGAATTTAACCAATGGACCCAGCAGGCTCTGCATGGCAATGGGCATCAACAAGCAGATGAACGGTTTTGACCTCTGTGCCTTGCCTTTCTGCGTCAAAGACGATGGTGTGACCGTGGCTGAGGAGGATATTGTTTGCGCAAAACGAGTAGGTGTGGATTACGCTGACGAATGGAAACATATGCCTTGGCGGTTTTACATAAAAAATAACCCGTTTGTTTCCGTGAAAACGAAACCAACCAAAGATGACCACACTTTTTCCCGATAA
- a CDS encoding methylglyoxal synthase: MTKVSATIGQKKRIALIAHDNKKADLLDWVKYNRETLLKHELYATGTTGKILANELGCEITVFESGPLGGDQQIGCRIAEGQIDFLIFFWDPLEPLPHDPDIKALLRVAAVWNIPVACNRTSADFIVSSPLMTQDYQRMLPDYETYRQRFKDRQIRL, translated from the coding sequence ATGACCAAAGTAAGCGCCACAATAGGTCAAAAAAAACGAATCGCTCTTATCGCTCACGACAACAAAAAAGCCGACCTGCTGGACTGGGTCAAATACAACCGCGAAACCCTACTAAAACATGAACTGTACGCCACTGGAACCACAGGCAAAATCTTAGCCAACGAGTTGGGCTGCGAAATCACGGTCTTTGAAAGCGGGCCGTTAGGAGGCGACCAGCAGATAGGCTGCCGCATCGCTGAAGGTCAGATTGATTTTTTGATTTTCTTCTGGGACCCCTTAGAGCCGCTGCCCCATGACCCCGACATAAAGGCGCTGTTGCGTGTCGCTGCAGTTTGGAACATTCCAGTGGCTTGTAATCGGACTTCGGCGGACTTTATTGTTTCTTCGCCCTTGATGACCCAAGATTACCAGCGTATGCTACCTGACTACGAGACGTACAGGCAACGGTTCAAAGATAGGCAAATCAGGCTCTAA
- a CDS encoding cupin domain-containing protein yields the protein MKPAVKKPTQDEQQEAQAWPTWEKEESTFPWEYDEQETCLILEGKAEVSCPEGKVEFEAGDYVVFPVGLKCTWDIKKKIRKHYKFG from the coding sequence ATGAAACCTGCAGTGAAAAAACCCACCCAAGATGAACAGCAAGAAGCCCAAGCGTGGCCCACTTGGGAGAAAGAAGAATCTACTTTCCCATGGGAATACGACGAGCAGGAAACTTGCCTGATTCTAGAGGGCAAAGCTGAAGTTAGCTGCCCCGAGGGAAAAGTGGAGTTTGAGGCAGGCGACTACGTGGTTTTCCCTGTTGGGCTCAAATGCACTTGGGATATCAAGAAGAAAATCCGCAAACATTACAAATTCGGATAA
- the sdhA gene encoding succinate dehydrogenase flavoprotein subunit yields the protein MIHQYDAVIVGAGIAGLTAALQASQTCHVAVLSKIYAPRAHSGSAQGGISAALGNEEEDHWEWHMYDTVKGGDYLTDQDIAQILAREAPQRLIELEHLGVPFSRNTQGKIEQRRFGGHTRNFGEAPVRRACYASDRTGRVIMDALYDHCMVRGVEIFDEVFITSLLRSEGKVCGVAGYKLATGEPMIFHAKAVLLATGGCGRIFKTTSMAFAATGDGFALAYDAGVPLEDMEFVQFHPTGIHKLGILVSEAARAEGGILRNGKGEAFMERYAPTLKDLAPRDIISRAILTEIAEDRGINGKDFVYLDLSHLGKAQLEQKLSEVTSFVQTYLGIDASQSPIPVAPTCHYMMGGIPTDAVGHVLADGKNQVLGGLYAAGECACVSVHGANRLGTNSLIDLVVFGKRAGTDIARYVAQNNLPSLPSGAESAVKEKAQGLLESQGNERISQIRAEMQKTMTQQCSVFRDRPNLEEALCKIGELKARYAQVGLSFKGKRCNYELEDALELGNMLKLAEAIAYSALLRQESRGAHFRNDYPQRNDHDWLKHTLLAQTPNGIQVDYKPVTVTRFKPRARTY from the coding sequence ATGATTCACCAATATGACGCCGTAATCGTTGGCGCAGGAATCGCAGGGTTAACAGCAGCTCTGCAAGCCTCCCAAACCTGCCATGTTGCGGTTCTTAGCAAAATCTACGCTCCTCGCGCTCACAGCGGCTCCGCGCAGGGCGGCATCTCTGCAGCGTTGGGCAACGAAGAAGAGGACCACTGGGAGTGGCACATGTATGACACTGTCAAAGGCGGCGACTACCTCACTGACCAAGACATCGCCCAGATTCTCGCCCGCGAAGCCCCCCAGCGCCTCATCGAACTCGAACATCTGGGCGTGCCCTTTAGCCGCAACACCCAAGGCAAAATTGAGCAGCGGCGGTTTGGGGGACACACCCGCAACTTTGGGGAAGCTCCTGTTCGCCGAGCTTGCTATGCTTCTGACAGGACAGGACGCGTAATTATGGATGCTCTCTATGACCACTGTATGGTGCGGGGTGTAGAGATTTTTGATGAAGTTTTTATCACTTCCCTTTTGCGTTCAGAGGGCAAAGTTTGCGGCGTCGCGGGGTACAAGCTGGCAACAGGGGAACCCATGATTTTCCACGCTAAAGCAGTTCTGCTGGCTACTGGCGGCTGCGGACGCATCTTCAAAACCACTTCAATGGCGTTTGCCGCCACAGGCGACGGCTTTGCTTTAGCTTACGATGCAGGCGTGCCTTTGGAGGACATGGAGTTTGTTCAGTTTCACCCCACAGGCATCCACAAACTGGGGATTTTGGTTAGCGAGGCAGCCCGAGCGGAGGGCGGAATTTTACGAAACGGCAAAGGCGAAGCGTTCATGGAACGGTACGCGCCGACGTTGAAGGATTTGGCGCCACGCGACATAATTTCCAGAGCCATCCTCACCGAAATCGCAGAAGACAGAGGCATAAACGGCAAGGATTTTGTGTATTTGGATTTGTCCCATCTGGGCAAGGCGCAGTTGGAGCAGAAGCTTTCGGAGGTCACCTCGTTTGTCCAAACGTATCTGGGAATTGATGCGAGCCAGTCGCCTATTCCTGTGGCTCCAACCTGCCATTACATGATGGGCGGCATCCCCACAGATGCAGTTGGACACGTGTTGGCTGATGGAAAAAACCAAGTGCTTGGGGGATTGTATGCAGCGGGCGAATGTGCCTGTGTAAGTGTCCATGGCGCCAACCGTTTGGGGACAAATTCGCTGATTGATTTGGTGGTTTTTGGCAAACGCGCGGGAACCGACATCGCCAGATATGTTGCCCAGAACAATTTGCCCTCACTGCCTTCTGGTGCAGAATCCGCAGTGAAGGAGAAGGCGCAGGGTTTGCTGGAGTCTCAGGGAAACGAGCGGATAAGCCAAATTCGGGCGGAAATGCAAAAAACCATGACCCAACAGTGCAGCGTGTTTCGCGACCGCCCAAACTTGGAGGAGGCGTTGTGCAAGATTGGAGAGCTAAAAGCACGTTACGCTCAAGTTGGGTTGTCGTTTAAGGGGAAACGTTGCAATTACGAGTTAGAGGACGCATTGGAGCTGGGAAACATGCTAAAGCTCGCTGAAGCCATCGCGTACTCAGCGCTGTTGCGGCAGGAAAGCCGCGGTGCCCACTTTCGCAACGACTATCCTCAACGCAACGACCACGACTGGCTCAAGCACACCCTGCTTGCCCAAACCCCAAACGGAATCCAAGTGGACTACAAACCCGTCACGGTCACGCGGTTTAAACCAAGAGCAAGGACTTACTGA
- a CDS encoding sugar phosphate isomerase/epimerase family protein codes for MKLSFSNGIFCEKKLDQNIAAVKSLGFENLEFNLKTIEPRNDMAAYEVKKLIKEHGLNCLTVHAATLPVTDVVEVHRAVYYGKLSADLTYLLGAPVMVVHSNVSYLLDFAHRTRLLKEIFKEITPYAENLGITLALENLSYPSMGFGKNVAELKEIFSAIVDPNMGVTLDFCHASAIGVTQSLLETYHNRLRNIHLSSLMHEPLLEETPPLRDFMTQLAQYHYAGPVTLELNRKCTTAQILQTKTVVEKLMDNVESRESF; via the coding sequence GTGAAGCTGAGCTTTTCCAACGGGATTTTCTGTGAAAAGAAACTAGACCAAAACATAGCAGCAGTGAAATCCCTTGGCTTTGAAAACTTGGAGTTTAACCTAAAAACCATAGAACCCCGAAACGACATGGCAGCTTACGAGGTTAAAAAACTCATCAAAGAACACGGACTTAATTGCCTCACCGTTCACGCTGCCACTTTGCCCGTGACGGACGTTGTTGAAGTTCACCGTGCAGTTTACTACGGCAAACTCTCCGCCGACCTTACTTATCTCCTCGGCGCGCCAGTGATGGTTGTGCATTCTAACGTCTCTTACTTGCTTGATTTCGCGCATAGAACACGTCTGTTAAAGGAAATCTTTAAAGAAATCACGCCTTACGCCGAAAACTTGGGAATCACGTTGGCTTTGGAAAACCTGTCCTACCCCTCGATGGGGTTTGGCAAAAACGTGGCGGAACTGAAAGAAATTTTCAGTGCCATAGTCGACCCCAACATGGGTGTGACGCTTGATTTCTGTCATGCATCCGCCATAGGAGTTACTCAAAGCCTATTGGAGACCTACCATAACCGTTTACGTAACATCCACCTAAGTAGCCTGATGCATGAGCCGCTACTTGAGGAAACGCCTCCGCTACGGGATTTCATGACCCAACTGGCGCAGTACCATTACGCGGGGCCTGTCACTTTGGAGTTGAACCGAAAATGTACCACGGCGCAAATTCTTCAGACTAAAACGGTTGTCGAAAAACTAATGGATAATGTTGAATCAAGAGAAAGTTTTTAA
- a CDS encoding dihydrofolate reductase family protein, whose amino-acid sequence MPRVIMFNTISVDGSIKDYELDIGLHYEVADRIKADAHLIGSETARTGVESFTENVPPEAPADFNKPIVKEDETKPFWVLVDSRGKLKGMLHVYRRSCYCKDIIVIVTSKTPEDYINYMKERNFNMIVAGDENIDFKVALDKLSMYFGVRTVLTDSGGGLTSVLLSEGLVDEMALLISPVIVGKESTNLFRFLEDKVNLELIRSERIRNNHLLVVYRVLSNIAVLTQRNVSSERQHL is encoded by the coding sequence GTGCCCCGCGTTATTATGTTCAACACCATCAGTGTTGATGGGTCGATAAAAGATTACGAGTTAGATATAGGCTTACATTATGAGGTTGCGGACAGGATAAAAGCTGATGCCCATTTGATTGGGTCCGAGACTGCCCGCACAGGCGTGGAATCCTTTACTGAAAATGTTCCGCCTGAAGCCCCCGCGGACTTTAACAAGCCAATTGTAAAAGAAGATGAAACCAAACCTTTTTGGGTGCTAGTTGATAGCAGAGGCAAACTCAAAGGTATGCTGCATGTGTATAGGCGTTCCTGTTACTGCAAAGACATAATCGTTATCGTTACAAGCAAAACCCCTGAAGACTACATCAACTACATGAAGGAACGCAACTTCAACATGATTGTTGCTGGCGACGAAAACATAGATTTCAAAGTTGCCCTCGATAAGCTCTCGATGTACTTTGGCGTACGAACGGTGCTCACTGACAGCGGCGGCGGGTTAACAAGTGTGCTGCTCAGTGAAGGGTTAGTGGATGAGATGGCGCTGCTGATTTCGCCTGTAATCGTCGGCAAAGAATCAACCAACCTGTTTAGGTTTTTGGAAGATAAAGTTAACTTGGAGCTCATTCGAAGTGAACGAATACGTAACAACCATTTGCTTGTGGTTTACCGAGTGCTTAGCAACATTGCTGTTCTTACTCAAAGAAACGTGAGCAGTGAACGGCAACACCTATAA
- a CDS encoding succinate dehydrogenase/fumarate reductase iron-sulfur subunit, whose product MQVKLRIFRFDPQTDLQPHYDTFTVNSEPTDRVLDCLNKIRWEQDGSLAYRMSCAHGICGSDGMTINGVSALACQKLVKDFPPDKEILIEPLSVFAVVKDLVVDLEPFFEREKSVHPSGGIALTEAAEDVEHLQSMEERARFDDDIKCIMCGCCVAACPVNQGEDPAYVGPAAVVRAHRYIFDSRVGDTLKRLQIMDTPHGVWSCKSYFKCTQVCPKKIQITKHIVEVKRKILSDLRHKK is encoded by the coding sequence ATGCAAGTCAAACTGCGCATTTTTCGTTTCGACCCCCAAACCGACCTCCAACCCCACTATGACACCTTCACCGTTAACTCGGAGCCTACCGACAGAGTACTGGACTGCCTCAACAAGATACGCTGGGAGCAAGATGGCAGCTTAGCCTACCGCATGAGCTGCGCCCATGGCATCTGTGGCTCCGACGGCATGACCATCAACGGCGTTTCAGCGTTGGCTTGCCAAAAACTCGTCAAAGACTTTCCGCCTGACAAAGAAATTCTTATTGAGCCGTTGAGTGTGTTTGCGGTGGTGAAGGATTTGGTGGTGGATTTGGAGCCTTTTTTTGAGCGTGAAAAATCCGTTCACCCATCGGGAGGCATTGCGTTAACAGAGGCAGCGGAAGACGTGGAGCATCTGCAGTCGATGGAGGAGCGTGCACGGTTTGATGACGACATTAAATGCATCATGTGTGGCTGCTGTGTGGCGGCGTGCCCTGTTAATCAGGGAGAAGACCCGGCATATGTGGGTCCAGCGGCGGTGGTTAGGGCGCACCGATACATTTTTGACTCCCGCGTAGGCGACACTTTGAAGCGGCTGCAAATTATGGATACCCCGCATGGTGTGTGGAGCTGTAAGAGTTACTTTAAATGTACGCAGGTTTGCCCAAAAAAAATCCAAATAACAAAGCACATCGTGGAAGTTAAGCGTAAAATCCTAAGTGACCTAAGACACAAAAAGTGA
- a CDS encoding ABC transporter permease, whose translation MRVITVFKAVTKNWLRSRAGLFFSIMFPILLLVVFGSIFGGTGGASQYRLFVQNQDLTADGQPTELSNAFITALNSTETFALNHVPADENATDYAQEELGALGGDIRVLIISEGFQDDVLNGTMGVRVGICLDTLNRTYEYFSPYMNDTEKIMLQEGFSQMEEFTQAFPDINASLTLMLDSSDQSAGVVQSIVSSVTNAFNYELIGAENVIVIDHEAVSSTQFRTIDFYIPGITAAFIMTNGIIGLTSTNTEFKRRGIIKRLSITPLTKMDWILGCILSQTLLNLILSFITISIGWVLFDVRVIPDALTILLIFLGSVMFSGIGMIFSGVIKDIEAANAIGNAVAFPMMFLSGTFFPLEIMPSYLQAFSKVLPLTYFAEGLKATMITHFADTIIYNMAIVGVLAVAFILIGVKVTRWREK comes from the coding sequence ATGAGAGTCATAACCGTTTTCAAAGCCGTCACCAAAAACTGGCTGCGCAGCCGTGCGGGACTCTTCTTTAGCATCATGTTCCCAATTTTGCTGCTGGTCGTGTTTGGCTCCATATTTGGAGGCACAGGCGGCGCCAGCCAATACCGTTTGTTTGTGCAAAACCAAGACCTCACAGCAGACGGGCAACCAACCGAGCTTTCAAACGCCTTCATAACCGCATTAAACAGCACCGAAACCTTCGCCTTAAACCATGTGCCAGCAGACGAGAACGCAACCGACTACGCACAGGAAGAGTTAGGTGCCCTTGGCGGAGACATACGCGTCCTTATAATTTCGGAGGGATTCCAAGATGACGTGCTTAACGGCACCATGGGGGTTAGAGTGGGCATATGCTTAGACACTCTGAACAGGACCTACGAGTATTTCTCGCCTTATATGAACGACACCGAAAAAATCATGCTTCAGGAAGGCTTCAGCCAGATGGAAGAGTTTACCCAAGCCTTCCCGGACATCAACGCGTCCTTAACGCTCATGCTGGACTCCTCCGACCAATCGGCTGGCGTAGTACAAAGCATCGTATCGAGTGTGACAAACGCCTTCAACTATGAGTTGATAGGCGCCGAGAACGTCATCGTTATAGACCACGAAGCTGTTTCGAGCACGCAGTTTCGAACCATCGACTTCTATATTCCGGGAATCACTGCAGCTTTCATCATGACCAACGGCATTATCGGCTTAACCTCAACCAACACAGAATTTAAGCGACGCGGCATCATAAAACGCCTCTCAATCACGCCTCTGACCAAAATGGACTGGATCCTTGGATGCATCCTCAGCCAAACCCTGCTTAACCTGATCTTAAGCTTCATCACGATTAGTATTGGCTGGGTCCTCTTTGACGTCCGCGTGATCCCAGATGCCTTAACCATTCTGCTGATTTTCTTGGGCTCCGTCATGTTTTCAGGTATCGGCATGATATTCTCAGGCGTAATTAAAGACATCGAAGCTGCCAACGCTATCGGAAATGCAGTTGCTTTCCCAATGATGTTCCTGTCAGGCACATTTTTCCCGCTAGAGATAATGCCATCTTACCTTCAGGCGTTCTCAAAAGTGCTGCCCTTAACCTACTTCGCCGAGGGACTCAAAGCAACAATGATAACACACTTCGCCGACACCATAATCTACAACATGGCAATTGTAGGCGTACTCGCCGTGGCATTCATCTTGATAGGGGTTAAAGTTACCCGATGGAGAGAAAAATAG
- a CDS encoding ABC transporter ATP-binding protein, which produces MTGDIVEVNSLVKEYGEFQAVNDISFTVREGEVFAFLGPNGAGKTTTVEILECIRPLTGGSAKVCGYDVTRESEVKEIKKRIGVLPQDFNALDKLSVRENISLIGDMYEKHINIDEVIKMLNLQDKAKAKFDSLSGGLKQRVGVAAALVSDPELVFLDEPTTGLDPKARRDVWSVISNLKKLGKTVFLTTHYMEEAQTLADRIAIIDKGKIVASGSAQELISKYGGLKILIIRKAPKTLADILKANYDQINLNGEGDIEIKIDNVDELWRIMGNLTNMKVSSDVEIQTPTIEDVFLKITGTRITDEGDLKQ; this is translated from the coding sequence TTGACAGGAGACATAGTAGAAGTTAATTCGCTAGTTAAAGAGTACGGCGAGTTCCAAGCCGTCAATGATATTTCTTTTACCGTTCGCGAAGGCGAAGTTTTCGCTTTTCTGGGACCCAACGGCGCAGGCAAAACCACTACCGTAGAAATTTTGGAGTGCATCCGCCCGCTCACAGGTGGCTCGGCAAAGGTCTGCGGCTACGACGTAACCCGAGAGTCGGAGGTCAAGGAGATTAAGAAACGCATCGGCGTGCTACCTCAAGACTTCAACGCCCTTGACAAGCTTTCCGTGAGGGAGAACATCAGCCTCATCGGCGACATGTACGAGAAACATATCAATATCGACGAAGTCATCAAGATGCTAAACTTGCAAGACAAAGCAAAAGCCAAGTTTGACAGCCTCTCAGGGGGATTAAAACAGCGGGTCGGTGTTGCCGCTGCGTTGGTAAGTGACCCTGAACTGGTCTTCTTAGATGAACCCACAACTGGTTTAGACCCCAAAGCGCGGCGAGATGTGTGGTCGGTGATTTCAAACCTGAAAAAGCTGGGCAAAACCGTGTTCCTCACCACTCATTACATGGAGGAAGCCCAAACGCTGGCTGACCGCATAGCCATCATTGACAAAGGCAAAATCGTCGCCAGCGGCTCCGCACAGGAACTTATCTCCAAATACGGTGGACTCAAAATCCTAATCATACGCAAAGCGCCCAAAACGTTGGCTGACATCCTGAAAGCCAATTATGACCAAATCAACCTCAACGGCGAAGGAGACATCGAGATAAAAATCGATAACGTAGACGAGCTTTGGCGCATTATGGGGAACCTGACGAATATGAAGGTGAGCAGTGATGTTGAAATTCAGACCCCCACAATTGAGGACGTGTTCCTCAAAATTACAGGCACTCGAATAACGGACGAGGGGGACCTTAAACAATGA
- a CDS encoding NosD domain-containing protein, with amino-acid sequence MKPSASSRMSVLALIAVLTLTVILSAAVNAQLANSNTLLVPDDYPTISEAIKNSSPGDVIVVKSGEYTENPIVDKPLSLVSQEPNGAVVVGEGGVTRGGRPVFTLAADNVTLSGFTIYSINYSDSKDYATGVKVAGDNCTISGNTIVGTYYGVFCSVQSKTTITQNSLTATLKDAIRICGGSQNTISNNIITGNAQSGVAIDGYSDIIIHNDIYGNNRGIGLGASYSVVFGNNLSSNQESGMYIASSDSIIVANNITQNGWGIYFTSYFAAPNNNTFFNNNLVDNSEPVGTTSTYNTQFWDRNQQGNYWESNTTPDKAYVVYEGNADNFPLEAPYVLPSETAVSTLPDTPKAEAMVGLWHFDEVFPNGVTPDYADSNPVVLEPSSDNTYTPVLVQGMEGNALRFNGTDYTYVTASPTLDISGEVTIEAWVNVQEYKGVEYENIMVEAMRTPDKYPTRIMGFAINGVSPENATSPQLGALRGFLLDESGVFNEIVTTQPVVSLNKWLHVLFVRSLDDGMHIYVDGVEQEVTVTSGVRNPVGNIALGTEFYIGHDSISTIDEVSISTTAKSPSPSPLPIWVNGWFWIELAVGAVFLVGVAFFLRRSRQPIAASV; translated from the coding sequence GTGAAACCCTCCGCCTCTTCCCGAATGAGCGTTTTGGCTTTGATTGCAGTTTTAACGCTAACAGTCATACTCAGCGCAGCTGTGAATGCCCAGCTTGCGAATTCAAACACCCTCTTAGTCCCCGACGACTACCCCACCATAAGTGAAGCTATCAAGAACTCTTCCCCAGGCGACGTAATCGTCGTTAAATCAGGCGAATACACGGAAAACCCCATAGTCGACAAACCGCTTTCGCTCGTAAGCCAAGAGCCAAACGGCGCCGTTGTTGTGGGTGAAGGCGGAGTAACCCGCGGAGGGCGACCCGTTTTCACGTTAGCCGCCGACAACGTGACGCTTTCAGGCTTCACCATCTACAGCATCAACTACTCTGACTCCAAAGACTACGCTACTGGCGTGAAAGTCGCTGGAGATAACTGCACAATTTCAGGCAACACCATTGTGGGTACATATTACGGGGTTTTCTGTTCGGTTCAATCCAAAACCACAATTACCCAAAACAGCCTCACGGCGACCCTCAAGGACGCCATACGCATCTGCGGCGGCTCCCAAAACACCATCTCAAACAACATAATAACAGGGAACGCTCAGTCAGGCGTTGCCATAGACGGCTACTCTGACATTATAATACACAACGACATTTACGGCAACAACCGCGGTATAGGGTTAGGCGCCTCTTACTCGGTAGTTTTTGGAAACAACCTGTCCAGCAACCAAGAGAGCGGCATGTACATTGCGTCCTCTGACAGCATCATAGTAGCCAATAACATTACCCAAAACGGGTGGGGCATCTACTTTACTTCCTATTTCGCAGCCCCAAACAACAACACCTTCTTCAACAACAACCTTGTAGATAACAGTGAACCCGTGGGCACAACCTCCACCTATAACACTCAGTTTTGGGACCGCAACCAACAAGGCAACTATTGGGAAAGCAACACCACACCAGACAAAGCCTATGTGGTCTACGAAGGTAACGCCGACAATTTTCCCTTGGAGGCACCTTACGTTTTGCCTTCAGAAACCGCAGTGTCAACGCTTCCCGATACACCCAAAGCAGAAGCCATGGTGGGTTTGTGGCATTTTGACGAAGTTTTCCCTAACGGTGTAACCCCTGACTATGCCGACAGCAACCCCGTGGTTTTGGAACCCTCAAGCGACAACACTTACACGCCTGTGCTTGTCCAAGGCATGGAAGGCAATGCGTTGCGGTTTAACGGAACCGACTACACTTACGTGACGGCTTCACCAACCCTTGACATCAGTGGGGAAGTTACCATTGAGGCTTGGGTTAACGTTCAAGAATACAAGGGGGTAGAATACGAAAACATCATGGTTGAAGCCATGCGAACCCCAGACAAGTACCCCACTCGAATCATGGGCTTTGCAATAAATGGTGTGTCCCCAGAAAACGCTACGTCACCCCAGTTGGGTGCTCTTCGAGGGTTCCTCTTAGACGAAAGTGGTGTCTTTAACGAAATTGTCACAACTCAACCCGTGGTATCGCTGAACAAATGGCTGCATGTCCTGTTTGTTCGCAGCCTCGACGATGGCATGCACATCTACGTGGATGGCGTTGAGCAGGAGGTTACAGTTACGTCGGGCGTCAGAAATCCCGTTGGAAACATTGCTCTGGGAACAGAATTCTACATCGGACATGACTCCATCAGCACAATAGACGAGGTTTCAATAAGCACCACCGCAAAGTCACCTTCACCTTCTCCTTTGCCTATTTGGGTGAACGGGTGGTTCTGGATTGAACTTGCAGTTGGTGCAGTTTTTTTGGTAGGGGTTGCTTTCTTTTTGAGACGTAGTCGACAACCTATAGCAGCCTCTGTATGA